The following are encoded together in the Drosophila sechellia strain sech25 chromosome 3R, ASM438219v1, whole genome shotgun sequence genome:
- the LOC6613745 gene encoding testis-specific serine/threonine-protein kinase 1 — MSKYNSSAGTRQLGTRSSDVDALAQRGYNVGHKIGEGSYATVITAGYADDHGHGVHLACKIIDKAKAPTDFVNKFFPRELEILTKIDHSNIIQIHSILQRGPKIFIFMRYAENGDLLSHIKRSGPIDEKQAKIWFFQMSKALKYLHNLDIAHRDLKCENILLSKRLNIKLADFGFARYCRDDNGREINSETYCGSAAYAAPEVVCGRPYDPKLADAWSLGVILFIMMNAKMPFDDSNLTKLLEDQRNRKFAFRRKLQESISAQAKATVSVLLEPEAHARWNLREILNCAWLRTVEESQTTNP, encoded by the coding sequence ATGTCCAAATACAATTCTAGCGCTGGGACCCGTCAGTTGGGTACTCGAAGTTCGGATGTGGATGCACTGGCACAGCGGGGCTACAATGTGGGTCACAAGATCGGCGAAGGATCTTATGCCACTGTTATAACCGCCGGTTATGCCGATGATCATGGACATGGGGTACATTTGGCCTGTAAAATCATTGACAAAGCCAAGGCGCCCACTGATTTCGTGAACAAGTTCTTTCCGCGCGAACTGGAGATCCTGACGAAGATCGACCATTCCAACATTATTCAGATCCATAGCATCCTTCAGCGAGGTCCCAAAATCTTCATCTTTATGCGTTACGCGGAGAATGGCGACTTGTTGTCGCACATCAAGAGGTCGGGTCCCATCGATGAGAAGCAAGCAAAGATCTGGTTCTTTCAGATGTCCAAGGCACTGAAGTATCTGCACAACCTGGACATTGCCCATCGCGATCTCAAGTGCGAGAACATCCTTCTCTCCAAGCGGCTCAACATCAAGCTGGCCGATTTCGGATTTGCTCGCTATTGTCGCGACGATAATGGCCGGGAGATAAATTCTGAGACATACTGCGGATCAGCTGCCTATGCTGCACCTGAAGTAGTTTGTGGACGTCCATATGATCCAAAGCTAGCGGACGCCTGGTCCTTGGGTGTCATTCTGTTCATCATGATGAATGCCAAGATGCCGTTCGATGACAGTAACTTGACCAAATTGCTGGAGGATCAGCGCAACCGCAAGTTTGCCTTTCGCCGGAAGCTGCAGGAATCAATATCGGCCCAGGCGAAGGCCACTGTTTCAGTGCTGCTCGAGCCCGAGGCACATGCTCGCTGGAATCTACGCGAGATCCTTAACTGTGCATGGCTGCGAACCGTCGAGGAATCCCAAACAACCAATCCCTAG